From the genome of Pseudomonas sp. WJP1:
GCCGGGGGCCGAGAATGGCTTCTTCGTCGGTGCGACGCTGTTCGACAAGGTCACGACCGAGATGAGCATCTACCAGCAAGAGATTTTCGGCCCGGTGCTGGGCATCGTGCGGGTACCGGATTTCGCCAGTGCCGTGGCGCTGATCAACGCCCATGAATTCGGCAACGGCGTGTCCTGCTTCACCAGCGACGGCGGCATTGCCCGCGCCTTCGCCCGCAGCATCAAGGTCGGCATGGTCGGCATCAACGTGCCGATTCCTGTGCCCATGGCCTGGCACTCGTTCGGTGGCTGGAAGCGCTCGCTGTTCGGCGACCACCATGCCTACGGCGAAGAAGGCATTCGCTTCTACAGCCGCTACAAAAGCGTGATGCAACGCTGGCCCGACAGCATCGCCAAGGGCCCTGAATTCAGCATGCCGACCGCCAAATAATTCGCTTATACGGAGAACAACAAAAAATGAGCAAACCCCTGCGTTTCGCCCTCAACCGTATGGTCGCACCCCGTTTGTCCCTGCCGGCGTTCATCGAGTTGGCGGTGACCCTCAAGGCCGACGCCATCGAGATCCGCAACGATCTCAAGGGCGTTGAAATCGAAGACGGCACCGCACCCGAACACGTGCGTCAATTGTGCGCGGCCAAGGGCATCACCGTGTTGTCGATCAACGCGCTGTATCCGTTCGATGTGTGGAATGACGAGCGCCGTGCACAGGCCCTGAAACTTGCCGCCTATGCCCGCGATTGTGGTGCGCAGGGTTTGGTCATGTGCCCGCTGAACGAGCGCACTGATCCACGTACCGAGGCGCAGCGTGCGTCCGGCCTGCGCACGGCGTTGAGTGAACTGGCGCCGATCCTGCGCGATCACGGCATCCTTGGCTTCATCGAGCCGCTGGGTTTCGAAGAGTGCTCGCTGCGGCGCAAACGCACGGCAGTGGATGCGATCAAGGCCATCGGCGGGCTGGATGTGTTCCGCCTGGTGCATGACACCTTCCACCACCATCTGGCCAGCGAACATGAGTTTTTCCCTGAGCTGACCGGGCTGGTGCACATCTCCGGGGTCGAGGATGCCGAGGCGCCGCTGGCGACCATTCGTGACGGCCATCGGGTGCTGGTGGGCGAGGGCGACATCCTCGGCAATGCGGCGCAGATCGATACCTTGCTCGGTAGCGGCTACAGCGGCTACCTGTCGTTCGAACCGTTTGCCGACAGCGTGCATGGGTTGGCGGATATCGAACGGGCGATCGGCGCGAGCATGGATCACCTGCAGAAATCCCTGGCCTGATGGAGATCCCCACAGGGACCGGATTGCATTCACAAAAAGGTGCAAGCATGACCACAACAAGACTGACCATGGCCCAGGCCCTGGTGAAATTCCTCGATAACCAGTACATCGAGGTCGATGGGGTCCAGAGCAAATTCGTCGCCGGGATCTTTACCATCTTCGGCCACGGCAACGTGCTGGGTCTGGGCCAGGCCCTGGATCAGGACAGTGGCGACCTGATCGTCCATCAGGGCCGCAATGAGCAAGGCATGGCCCATGCCGCCATCGGGTTCGCCAAGCAGCATCTGCGGCGCAAGATCTACGCCTGCACTTCATCCGTGGGGCCGGGCGCGGCGAACATGCTGACCGCTGCCGCCACCGCGACAGCTAACCGCATTCCCTTGCTGCTGCTGCCTGGCGATGTCTACGCCTGCCGCCAGCCCGACCCGGTGTTGCAGCAGATCGAGCAGTTCCATGACCTGAGCATCAGCACCAACGATGCATTCAAGGCGGTCAGTAAATACTGGGACCGCATCAACCGTCCCGAGCAGTTGATGACGGCAGCGATCCACGCCATGCGTGTGCTTACCGACCCTGCGGAAACCGGCGCCGTGACCCTGGCCCTGCCGCAGGACGTGCAGGCCGAGGCTTACGATTATCCCGATTATTTCCTGCAAAAACGCGTGCACCGCATCGAGCGTCGCCCAGCCACCGAAGCCATGCTCGGCGATGCACTGGCGTTGTTCAAGGGCAAGCGCAAGCCGCTGATCATCTGCGGTGGCGGAGTCAAGTATTCCGGGGCCAACGCCGCATTGCAGGCCTTTGCCGAGCGCTTCGACATTCCGTTCGCCGAAACCCAGGCCGGCAAGAGCGCGGTGGTCTCCAGCCATCCGCTTAATGTGGGTGGCATCGGCGAAACAGGTTGCCTGGCGGCGAACCTGCTGGCCAGGGACGCTGACCTGATCATCGGCATCGGCACCCGCTACAGCGACTTCACCACCGCGTCGAAGTCCTTGTTTGCACACCCCGGGGTGCAATTTCTCAACCTCAATATCAGCCCCTGCGACGCGCTGAAACTCGACGGCGTGCAATTGCTGGCGGACGCCAGAGCCGGTTTGCAGACATTGGGCGAAGCACTGGGGGATTATCGCTCGAGCTGGGGCGATCATCCCCGCCAGGCCAAGGCGCAACTGGATGAGGAAGTCGATCGCCTCTATCAGCTGCAATACCAGGCCAAGGATTTCGTCCCGGAAATCAACGACCACCTGGACCCGGCCGTCCTGCGTGAATTCATCGAGCTGACCGGTTCCTGCCTGACCCAGAGCCGTGTACTCGGCGTGCTCAACGAAACCCTGGCCGACGACGCCGTGATCGTCGCTGCAGCCGGGAGCCTGCCTGGCGACTTGCAGCGCAGTTGGCGCAGCAAGGGCGTGAACACCTATCACGTCGAGTACGGCTATTCCTGCATGGGTTACGAGGTCAACGCTGCGTTGGGCGTGAAACTCGCCGAGCCGGATCGTGAGGTCTATGCGCTGGTGGGCGACGGCTCCTACATGATGCTGCACTCGGAGCTGGCGACCTCGATTCAGGAGCGACGCAAGATCAACGTGGTGCTGCTCGACAACATGACCTTCGGCTGCATCAACAACTTGCAGATGGGCAACGGCATGGACAGCTTCGGCACCGAGTTCCGCTTCCGCAACCCGCAAACCGGCAAGCTCGATGGCGGCTTTGTACCGGTGGATTTCGCCATGAGCGCGGCGGCCTATGGCTGCAAGACGTACAAAGTGACCACCGTTGACGAGCTGCAGGCTGCACTGGCGGATGCGCGCTTGCAGACGGTGTCGACGCTGATCGATATCAAGGTTCTGCCCAAGACCATGATTCACGGCTACCTGTCCTGGTGGCGGGTCGGCGTGGCGCAGGTTTCCACCAGCGCCCGCACCGATGCGGTGGCCAAGACACTGAACGAACGACTGGCAAAGGCCCGTCAGTACTGATTGCCCCTGAAACCAACAACAAGTCTTCACAGGAGAATGTTCATGTCATTGCTCTCTAATTCACTGCGGATTGGCGTTATCGGCACCGGGGCCATCGGCCAGGACCATATCCGTCGTTGCAGCCAGACCCTGCTCAATAGCCAGGTCGTGGCGGTTACCGACATCAACTTGCAACAGGCGGCCAAGGTCGTTGCCGATTTGAAGCTGACCGCCGAGGTTTATCCCGACGGCCATGCGCTGATCAACGCACCGGAAGTCGAGGCGATCCTCGTGACCTCCTGGGGGCCGAGTCACGAGGAGTTCGTGCTGGCAGCGATTGCCGCCGGCAAGCCGGTGTTCTGCGAGAAACCGCTGGCGGTCACTGCACAAGGTTGCCGCAAGATCGTCGAAGCCGAAGTGGCCCACGGCAAGCGGCTGGTACAGGTCGGTTTCATGCGTCCGTACGACGAGGGTTATCGGGCACTCAAATCAGTGATCGACAGTGGCCAGATCGGTGAGCCGTTGATGCTGCATTGCGCCCACCGTAACCCGACCGTGGGCGAGAACTACAAGACCGACATGGCGATCACCGACACCCTGATCCATGAGCTGGACGTGTTGCGCTGGTTGCTCGACGACGACTACGTGTCGGTGCAGGTGGTGTTCCCGCGCAAGAGCAGCAAGGCGCTCGCGCATTTGAAAGACCCGCAGATCGTGCTGCTGGAAACCGCCAAGGGCACGCGCATCGATGTGGAAGTCTTCGTCAATTGCCAGTACGGCTACGACATCCAGTGCGAAGTGGTCGGGGAGACTGGCATCGCCAAACTGCCGGAGCCGTCCCAAGTTCAATTGCGCAGCGGGGCGAAGCTGTCCAACGCGATTCTGATGGACTGGAAGGATCGGTTCATCGCCGCGTATGACGTTGAGTTGCAGGCGTTCATCGATGGCGTGCGGGCCGGGCAGGTTGGCGGGCCTTCGGCGTGGGATGGCTTTGCGGCGGCGGTGGCGGCGGATGCCTGTATCGAAGCACAAAATAGCGGCCAGATCGTAAAAGTCGGCCTGCCAGACCGCCCACACTTCTACGGCTAACCACAACCCCCCCTGTGGGAGCGAGCCTGCTCGCGAATGCGATCAGACCGTCACATGAATGTTGGATGCAAAGCCGCCATCGCGAGCAGGCTCGCTCCCACAAGGGCCGTCAAGGGTTCACATAACAATAAGAAGGAGTTGATTCATGCGCATCGGACTTGTCGGATACGGCCATGGCGGCCGATTTTTCCATGCTCCACTGATCAGCAGCTTGCCGGGTGCAACCTTCGTCGGTGTGGTGACCCGTTCAACGGAGCGGCGCCAGTTGCTGGCGGCAGAACACCCTGGCGTGCCGGCCTTCGACAGCATCGGCCAACTGGTCGAAGTCGGGGTTGATGTACTGGTGGTGTCCACGCCGCTCAAAGGGCGTCCGGCGCTGGTGCTCGACGCCATTGAACACAATGTGGCGGTGGTCAGCGACAAGCCGTTCGCCGCCGACGCGCAGCAGGCGCAAACCCTGATCACCATGGCTGAACGTCAGGGCGTGCAACTGAGCGTCTACCAGAACCGGCGCTGGGACTCGGACTTTCTCACCGTGCGCAAACTCATCGAGTCCGGTGCGCTGGGCCAGGTTAGCCGTTTCGAGTCACGGATCGAGCGCTATTCACCACAGTCGGTGAACAACGGCAGCGGCGGTGGTTGGCTGCGCGACCTGGGCAGTCATCTGGTGGATCAGGCGCTGCTGCTGTTCGGCCCCGTCACCCGGGTTTATGCCGAACTGGAGTACCTGGAAAAAGGCCAGGCTTTCGACAACGGTTTCTTCATGTCCCTGACCCATGCCAACGGCGTGATCTCGCATTTGGGCGGTAGTTGCCTGCAAAACACACCTGGCCCGCGTTTTCGCGTGACCGGCACCCAGGGCTGCTACAGCGTCGACGGCCTGGACGGGCAGGAGGCGTCGGCTCTCGCCGGGCTCACACCGAAATCCGAAGGCGAGCGCTGGGGCGTGGAAGAGCACCGACGCTGGGGCTGGTTCGAACAGGGCGAAGTGCGCGAAAGAATTTCCTCCGAGCGTGGTTGTTGGAATCAGTTCTATTTACAGCTACAAAGCGCGTTGCAGAGCGGTGGCCCACTGCCGGTGGACGCCCGTGATGCACTGGCGACCACCCGCGTGCTAGACGCTGCGCGGCTGAGTTCCGAGCGCCATCAGCTGGTGCAACTAAGCCCCTTCGAAAGTCATCGAACAAAATCATAATAAAATTCTAAAATCTGTTGATATGGAAAATATTTTCCAATAAAGTCATTTCCAGCGAACTGCCTCGCACCCGGCCCCAACTCTTTTCCCGCTTGTCCGCTTACTGAAATCGTCACGCCTTATCCATAAAACCAACAAAAATGTGGAGAAAGACCTTTCATGAAGACCAAGATCCGTTTCGCCTCACTCGCCTTGTCCCTGATGTTCGCCAGCGGCGCTGCATTCGCTGACATGAAGATCGGCGTCAGCATGTCGCAGTTCGATGACACCTGGCTGACCTACCTGCGTGAGTCCATGGACACAAAAGCCAAGTCCTATCCCGATGGCGTCAAGCTGCAGTTCGAAGACGCCCGCAGCGACGTGGTCAAGCAACTGAGCCAGGTCGAAAGCTTCATCAGCCAGAAAGTCGATGCCATCGTGGTCAATCCGGTGGATACGGCCGCGACCAAAAAAATCACTGAAGCTGCCGTGAAGGCGGGCATCCCGCTGGTCTATGTCAACCGTCGTCCCGATGACCTGAACCTGCCCAAAGGCGTGGTCACTGTCGCCTCCAACGACCTGGAGGCCGGGCAGATGCAAATGCAATACCTGGCCGACAAAATGGGCGGCAAGGGCGACATCGTGATCCTGCTGGGCGACCTGGCGAACAACTCCACCACCAACCGCACCAAGGGCGTCAAGGAGGTGCTGGCCAAGTACCCGAACATCAAGATCGAGCAAGAGCAAACCGGCATCTGGTCGAGGGACAAGGGCATGACCCTGGTCAATGACTGGCTGACCCAGGGCCGCAAGTTCGACGCGGTCGTCTCCAACAACGACGAGATGGCCATTGGTGCCGCAATGGCCCTGCAACAGGCCGGCGTGGAAAAGGGCAGCATCCTGATCGCCGGTGTCGACGGTACGCCTGACGGATTGAACGCGGTGAAGAAGGGGGCTCTGGTGGTGTCGGTGTTCCAGGACGCCAAGGGCCAGGCGGACGGTTCGATCGAAACGGCAGTGAAAATGGCCAAAAACGAAGCGGTAGAGCCGGCCGTCTGGGTGCCGTATCGCTTGATCACGCTGCAAAACGTTGACCAGTTCAAATAGTCCGTCCGTTCAATAACAACAATAAACACGCAAGGTGGCACCGCGACCTTGCTGATGGAGTACCTGATCATGTTCGCTTCAGCGACTGCTTCGAGCACCCCGTTGATGGGTGTGCAGCCAACCGCAACACCTGTCGATGAGCCGTACCTGTTGGAGATCGTCAACGTCAGCAAGGGTTTCCCCGGTGTGGTGGCCTTGTCCGACGTACAACTGCGGGTACGCCCCGGTTCCGTGTTGGCCCTGATGGGCGAGAATGGCGCGGGCAAATCCACCTTGATGAAAATCATCGCCGGCATCTACCAGCCCGACGCTGGCGAACTGCGCCTGCGGGGCAAGCCGGTGGTCTTCGAAACGCCCCTGGCGGCGCTGCAGGCCGGGATTGCGATGATCCACCAGGAACTCAACCTGATGCCGCACATGAGCATCGCCGAGAACATCTGGATTGGTCGTGAGCAGCTCAACGGTTTCCACATGATCGACCACCGGGAAATGCACCGCTGCACGGCG
Proteins encoded in this window:
- a CDS encoding TIM barrel protein, giving the protein MSKPLRFALNRMVAPRLSLPAFIELAVTLKADAIEIRNDLKGVEIEDGTAPEHVRQLCAAKGITVLSINALYPFDVWNDERRAQALKLAAYARDCGAQGLVMCPLNERTDPRTEAQRASGLRTALSELAPILRDHGILGFIEPLGFEECSLRRKRTAVDAIKAIGGLDVFRLVHDTFHHHLASEHEFFPELTGLVHISGVEDAEAPLATIRDGHRVLVGEGDILGNAAQIDTLLGSGYSGYLSFEPFADSVHGLADIERAIGASMDHLQKSLA
- the iolD gene encoding 3D-(3,5/4)-trihydroxycyclohexane-1,2-dione acylhydrolase (decyclizing), producing the protein MTTTRLTMAQALVKFLDNQYIEVDGVQSKFVAGIFTIFGHGNVLGLGQALDQDSGDLIVHQGRNEQGMAHAAIGFAKQHLRRKIYACTSSVGPGAANMLTAAATATANRIPLLLLPGDVYACRQPDPVLQQIEQFHDLSISTNDAFKAVSKYWDRINRPEQLMTAAIHAMRVLTDPAETGAVTLALPQDVQAEAYDYPDYFLQKRVHRIERRPATEAMLGDALALFKGKRKPLIICGGGVKYSGANAALQAFAERFDIPFAETQAGKSAVVSSHPLNVGGIGETGCLAANLLARDADLIIGIGTRYSDFTTASKSLFAHPGVQFLNLNISPCDALKLDGVQLLADARAGLQTLGEALGDYRSSWGDHPRQAKAQLDEEVDRLYQLQYQAKDFVPEINDHLDPAVLREFIELTGSCLTQSRVLGVLNETLADDAVIVAAAGSLPGDLQRSWRSKGVNTYHVEYGYSCMGYEVNAALGVKLAEPDREVYALVGDGSYMMLHSELATSIQERRKINVVLLDNMTFGCINNLQMGNGMDSFGTEFRFRNPQTGKLDGGFVPVDFAMSAAAYGCKTYKVTTVDELQAALADARLQTVSTLIDIKVLPKTMIHGYLSWWRVGVAQVSTSARTDAVAKTLNERLAKARQY
- a CDS encoding Gfo/Idh/MocA family protein — protein: MSLLSNSLRIGVIGTGAIGQDHIRRCSQTLLNSQVVAVTDINLQQAAKVVADLKLTAEVYPDGHALINAPEVEAILVTSWGPSHEEFVLAAIAAGKPVFCEKPLAVTAQGCRKIVEAEVAHGKRLVQVGFMRPYDEGYRALKSVIDSGQIGEPLMLHCAHRNPTVGENYKTDMAITDTLIHELDVLRWLLDDDYVSVQVVFPRKSSKALAHLKDPQIVLLETAKGTRIDVEVFVNCQYGYDIQCEVVGETGIAKLPEPSQVQLRSGAKLSNAILMDWKDRFIAAYDVELQAFIDGVRAGQVGGPSAWDGFAAAVAADACIEAQNSGQIVKVGLPDRPHFYG
- a CDS encoding Gfo/Idh/MocA family protein, which translates into the protein MRIGLVGYGHGGRFFHAPLISSLPGATFVGVVTRSTERRQLLAAEHPGVPAFDSIGQLVEVGVDVLVVSTPLKGRPALVLDAIEHNVAVVSDKPFAADAQQAQTLITMAERQGVQLSVYQNRRWDSDFLTVRKLIESGALGQVSRFESRIERYSPQSVNNGSGGGWLRDLGSHLVDQALLLFGPVTRVYAELEYLEKGQAFDNGFFMSLTHANGVISHLGGSCLQNTPGPRFRVTGTQGCYSVDGLDGQEASALAGLTPKSEGERWGVEEHRRWGWFEQGEVRERISSERGCWNQFYLQLQSALQSGGPLPVDARDALATTRVLDAARLSSERHQLVQLSPFESHRTKS
- a CDS encoding sugar ABC transporter substrate-binding protein — translated: MKTKIRFASLALSLMFASGAAFADMKIGVSMSQFDDTWLTYLRESMDTKAKSYPDGVKLQFEDARSDVVKQLSQVESFISQKVDAIVVNPVDTAATKKITEAAVKAGIPLVYVNRRPDDLNLPKGVVTVASNDLEAGQMQMQYLADKMGGKGDIVILLGDLANNSTTNRTKGVKEVLAKYPNIKIEQEQTGIWSRDKGMTLVNDWLTQGRKFDAVVSNNDEMAIGAAMALQQAGVEKGSILIAGVDGTPDGLNAVKKGALVVSVFQDAKGQADGSIETAVKMAKNEAVEPAVWVPYRLITLQNVDQFK